The Candidatus Angelobacter sp. sequence GGTTAACTCTGAACCTACGACTGGGGGAAGCAGTGTCTCGCGAAGTTGTTTTATGAAAACGCCACTCACTCTTGTCCGCTGGCCCGGTTGGTGGTCCGCCGCGGTCGGATTATTTTTCGTCAGCCTCCTCGCGTTAGCTGGTGATTCGCCCTCGATCACGTCCATCCGCCTGGATGGCACGAATGTGGTGGTCACCGCGCAAGTGCCCGCCGGCATTCACCGCGTCACTCTGGAATGCCGCAGTCGGCTGGGCGCGGGCACTTGGGAACCGCGTGCCGTGACGCGGCTCGACGGCACGGGCGGTGAAGTTACTTTCCTCGTCCCAAGGACTGCGACGTTGGAAGTGCTGCGTGTGCGGGCCGACGATCAGGAACCTCTCCCGGCGGCGTTTTATTCCGGCACCAACTCGTTCACCGGCCAGCCCGTCAGTCCCGGCGGATTGGATGGCGTCTTCGACGGCGCGCCCACTGCGGCACCCGGTGCCGACCCGGCAGCGGGAACCGGTGCGCCCTCGCGCGACGTCGTGGAATCCGACATCTGGAAGGTCAGCGGCGACACACTTTATTTCTTCAACCAATACCGCGGCCTTCAGATCATTGACATTTCGATGCCGGACTCCGCGGTAGTGAAAGGGGTGCTGCCATTGCCGGCCGCCGGCGAGCAGATGTATTTGCTCGACTCCAATCACGTCGTGCTGCTGGCGCAGGACGGATGCAACTGGTGGGGCGGCGACTCGGAAAGCCGCATCCTGGTGGTCAACGTTGCCGGCGGCGCGCCTCAGGTGACGGCCAGTATTCCGGTCAGCGGATACATCCAGGAAAGCCGCCTCGTCGGGACTGCGCTTTACGTTGCATCGCAGAGCTACCAGATCAAGACCAATTCCGCGAACTCCGTGACGTGGGAAGCCGGGACGGTCGTTTCCTCCTTTGACCTGGGCAATCTTGAATCACCCGTCCCGAAAAATACACTCTGGTTTCCGGGCTACGACAACGTGATCGCAGCCACGGACGTTTTCCTGTTCGTCGCCGTCACGTCCGCCGACAATTACTGGCGTTCGATCGTCCATTGTCTCGACATCACCGCGCCGGACGGAACGATGAACCATTCCGGTTCAGTCTCCACCTCTGGCCGGGTGAACGACAAGTTCAAGATGAACCGGGCGGACTCTGTTTTCACCGTCGTTTCAGAAGTTCCCGCCACGAGTGGCGCAACCTGGACGACCAAACTCGAAACGTTTCTTCTGCCCGATCCCAGAGGGTCCGGACCGGCAGGAATTACCAAGCTGGGGACGCTTGCGCTGGGCAACGGAGAACGCGTTTTTGCCACGCGCTTCGATGGCGATCTCGTTTACGTCGTGACTTTCCGCAGGATAGATCCGCTGTGGGTCGTGGATATTTCCGACGCGGCGCATCCAAAAATCGCCGGCGAATTGCAGGTCCCGGGTTACTCGACGTTCATCCAACCACTCGGCGACCGCCTCGTCACCGTCGGCATTGATGACACCAACAGCTGGCGCGTGGCGGTGTCGCTGTTCGACGTGCATGATCCGGCCGCGCCGTCACTCTTGAGCGAGGTCGCCCTCGGCCAAAATTATTCGTGGAGCGAAGCGAATACCGACGAGAAGGCATTTAACGTGATGCCGGACGAACATCTCATCTTGCTCCCCTACCAGGGATATTTCACGAACGGTTACGCGTCCCGCATCCAGCTCGTTGACTTGAACCGCGACTCGCTGACGTTGCGTGGCACCATCGACCACGAGACGCAACCCCGCCGCGCCACCGTGCATGGCGACCGCATCCTCTCGCTCTCCGGCCAGGAATTGTTGAGCGTGGACGCAACCGACCGTGATCACCCGCAGATCAAGGCGGACCTTCCCCTCGCGTGGTCGGTGGATCAGGTGTTCGTGCAAAACGGTTATTTGATCGAGCTCAGCACCGCTTCATCGTGGTGGTGGCTCGGCCAGCCAAAGCCGGCGGTTCGCATTACATCGGCAAACGAACCGGATCGCGTGCTTAACGAAATTGATTTGCCAAATCAGTTTCCTATCCTTGGGGCGGCGACCCGTGACGGGCGCCTGTATCTTGCGCAAGGCGAGCAGAACTTCGGGCCCATTCCGCTCGCGGACGGTACCGATCCTGGCCAGCCGACCAACGACGCGCCCAATCTATTCGTTTCGATTTACGATGTTTCGGCTTTGCCCGAGGTAAAACTGCTCGGCGCGACGGCAGTCATGCTTGATCCGCTCGGCTGGGGCGCAAATTTCCAGATCGTCTGGCCGAGAGCGGGTGTGTTGGTTCTGGCGGGTGGAGGAGGGGGCTATTGGGATCCGTGGCTCGATTTTGGCATCGCGACACCGGCCGGCGGAACACTCGGACCGGCTGGCGGGGGGATTGCCCGGCCGATTTTCTGGGGTAACAACGGCGGGCGCCTGATCGCCTTCGACGTGAGTAATACTGCAACGCCGAAGTTTTTGTCCGATGTCAACCTCGCGGAGAATACGTGGTGGAGTTTCAGCCCGGCGTACACCGTCAACGGACAGGTTTATTTGAGCCATGAGGCGGTAGAGCCTTGCCCGCCCGTCGTGACAAACGACAAGGACACCAATTCCGCGCCGGTGTATTACTGGGTGCAACGATGGTATCTCGACGTGGTCGATTACGCGGACGCCACCAACCCCACGATCCGGAAGCCCGTCAATATTCCCGGCTCGCTCAACGGCGTCGCCCGGGCCGGCGAATTGCTTTACACTGTCGGTCAGCATTGGACCGACCCCACGAACTGGTTTGGAGATGGCAGGGAATATCTCGATGCCAGTGCTTATGATGGCGTGGAAGCGCACCTTGTTGACTCGTTACCGCTTTCCAGTTTTTGGCCTCACCCGGTGCTTGTCAAAGACGACAACGTGTTTCTTGGCCACCCGACAGAGACGAACACAGTGAAGAACCTGCTCGAGGCCTGGACCCTGCCGGACTCCGGGAAGTTCACCTTGCTTGGCAAGGCTGAATTGTCCGGCGCGGTACAGAACTTCGTCAGCTTCGGCGATCTCCTGGCCGCGCAAATCGGCAACGAAGTCGGCCTGTTCGACGTGGCCAATCCCGCCTCTCCCGCGCCTCTCGTCACCGGCGGACCGCCCGGATGCGTCTGGTTTGATTTGAGCAAAGCCGATGGCGCGCCCGGTCGCGGCCTCTGGTTGCCACTTGGCGTTTACGGGGTCTCAATGGTTTTGGTCCCTCCGGCACCGTGAGACCGGTTGAAATGTCGCGCCAGTCCCGTGTGGTACTGTTGTAGTCGGGGGGCGATCTCGGCAAAAGTGTTTTCTCGCGAGTAATCGCCGGGACAAAACACCGGGATTTTTCCGCTGTGAAAAAACTTGCGCGCCATTTTTTCCAGCGTTAGATAGGTTGCACATCAGCCGTAAAATCCGCGCGAGCCAGATGCGGCGGCACAGCCCGCCGGCCCTTGGCTCCAGCAGTTCCTGAAGAAAGGCGATTATGTCTGACGAAATAAATACGCCCAACACTGCCGGCCTCTCCAGACGCGGCTTCCTCAAAGGGGTCGGCATAGGTTCGGTGGCCACAGGTTTGTTTGCCCCTGGCAGTCTGAAGGACGCCCTCGCCGCCGAAGGAGGCGTCGTGGGCCCGGGCGAGATCCCCCTGAGCCTCCGAATCAACGGCCAGACTCGCAAACTCAACGCCGAACCGCGTGTCACCTTGCTGGATGCGTTGCGCAACCGGCTTGACCTCACCGGTTGCAAAAAGGTTTGCGACCGCGGCACGTGCGGCGCCTGCACGGTCCTTGTGGACGGCCATCCGGTTTATTCCTGCTCGATGCTGGCCGTCGAGGCTGAAGGCCGCGAAATCACCACGATCGAAGGACTGGGCACACCAGAACGGATGAACGAAGTGCAAAAGGCGTTCGTGCATCACGATGCCCAGCAGTGTGGCTTTTGCACGCCCGGCTTTGTCGTCGCCTGCACGGCTTTTGTCCGCAAGAACCCCAATGCCACCCCCGAGCAGGTTCGCGACGGCGTCGGTGGCAATCTCTGCCGGTGCGGCACGTATGCCGGCATGATCCTCGCCGTCGCTGATGCGGCGAAGAAAGGAGGGGTTTGATATGGCAAAGGTTGACTGGCCTCCCGCCGAAAAGCGGTCCCTTATCGGCAAGAGCATCGACCGGATTGACGGCCCGTTGAAG is a genomic window containing:
- a CDS encoding beta-propeller domain-containing protein; this translates as MKTPLTLVRWPGWWSAAVGLFFVSLLALAGDSPSITSIRLDGTNVVVTAQVPAGIHRVTLECRSRLGAGTWEPRAVTRLDGTGGEVTFLVPRTATLEVLRVRADDQEPLPAAFYSGTNSFTGQPVSPGGLDGVFDGAPTAAPGADPAAGTGAPSRDVVESDIWKVSGDTLYFFNQYRGLQIIDISMPDSAVVKGVLPLPAAGEQMYLLDSNHVVLLAQDGCNWWGGDSESRILVVNVAGGAPQVTASIPVSGYIQESRLVGTALYVASQSYQIKTNSANSVTWEAGTVVSSFDLGNLESPVPKNTLWFPGYDNVIAATDVFLFVAVTSADNYWRSIVHCLDITAPDGTMNHSGSVSTSGRVNDKFKMNRADSVFTVVSEVPATSGATWTTKLETFLLPDPRGSGPAGITKLGTLALGNGERVFATRFDGDLVYVVTFRRIDPLWVVDISDAAHPKIAGELQVPGYSTFIQPLGDRLVTVGIDDTNSWRVAVSLFDVHDPAAPSLLSEVALGQNYSWSEANTDEKAFNVMPDEHLILLPYQGYFTNGYASRIQLVDLNRDSLTLRGTIDHETQPRRATVHGDRILSLSGQELLSVDATDRDHPQIKADLPLAWSVDQVFVQNGYLIELSTASSWWWLGQPKPAVRITSANEPDRVLNEIDLPNQFPILGAATRDGRLYLAQGEQNFGPIPLADGTDPGQPTNDAPNLFVSIYDVSALPEVKLLGATAVMLDPLGWGANFQIVWPRAGVLVLAGGGGGYWDPWLDFGIATPAGGTLGPAGGGIARPIFWGNNGGRLIAFDVSNTATPKFLSDVNLAENTWWSFSPAYTVNGQVYLSHEAVEPCPPVVTNDKDTNSAPVYYWVQRWYLDVVDYADATNPTIRKPVNIPGSLNGVARAGELLYTVGQHWTDPTNWFGDGREYLDASAYDGVEAHLVDSLPLSSFWPHPVLVKDDNVFLGHPTETNTVKNLLEAWTLPDSGKFTLLGKAELSGAVQNFVSFGDLLAAQIGNEVGLFDVANPASPAPLVTGGPPGCVWFDLSKADGAPGRGLWLPLGVYGVSMVLVPPAP
- a CDS encoding 2Fe-2S iron-sulfur cluster-binding protein encodes the protein MSDEINTPNTAGLSRRGFLKGVGIGSVATGLFAPGSLKDALAAEGGVVGPGEIPLSLRINGQTRKLNAEPRVTLLDALRNRLDLTGCKKVCDRGTCGACTVLVDGHPVYSCSMLAVEAEGREITTIEGLGTPERMNEVQKAFVHHDAQQCGFCTPGFVVACTAFVRKNPNATPEQVRDGVGGNLCRCGTYAGMILAVADAAKKGGV